From the genome of Burkholderiales bacterium:
ACGCCAGCAGCAATAATCCTTCGAATCCGGCACGACTGAGTTTTCCTCCAGCGGCGCCGGCCAGTTTTCTTCGCACGGCGGCAATAACGCCAACCCGGTGCGCGTTCGCCCCGGCGCAAACGGAAAGCTCGTGAGCTTGCCGCTGGGTTCGAGATAAGCGCGCTCGACTTCGCCTAATTGCTCGATGCCAGCCATACGCAGCGATTGAAACAGCTCGCTGCGCGACATGCTCTCTTCTTCCATGCCCGCGAGATCCATGCGGCCGTCGATCACCATGCGCGTGGTCGTACTGGCGACAAAATCCTTGAGCTTGCGGCTGTGTTCGGTCAGGCGCACGACGCCGCGCGTGTAAACAACAATTACCGTGATCGCGACCATCGCGTGCAGCAACGGTACATTCGGATAGAACATCGGGTCTCCGACGGCAGAACCGAGCGCGATGATAATGACGAAATCGAATGGCGCCAGTTGCCCGAGGCCGCGTTTGCCGAGAACC
Proteins encoded in this window:
- a CDS encoding DUF421 domain-containing protein — encoded protein: MFYPNVPLLHAMVAITVIVVYTRGVVRLTEHSRKLKDFVASTTTRMVIDGRMDLAGMEEESMSRSELFQSLRMAGIEQLGEVERAYLEPSGKLTSFPFAPGRTRTGLALLPPCEENWPAPLEENSVVPDSKDYCCWR